Proteins encoded in a region of the Eretmochelys imbricata isolate rEreImb1 chromosome 10, rEreImb1.hap1, whole genome shotgun sequence genome:
- the RAB11A gene encoding ras-related protein Rab-11A: protein MGTRDDEYDYLFKVVLIGDSGVGKSNLLSRFTRNEFNLESKSTIGVEFATRSIQVDGKTIKAQIWDTAGQERYRAITSAYYRGAVGALLVYDIAKHLTYENVERWLKELRDHADSNIVIMLVGNKSDLRHLRAVPTDEARAFAEKNGLSFIETSALDSTNVEAAFQTILTEIYRIVSQKQMSDRRENDMSPSNNVVPIHVPPTTENKPKMQCCQNI, encoded by the exons ATGGGCACCCGCGACGACGAGTACGACTATCTCTTCAAAG TTGTACTTATCGGAGACTCTGGTGTGGGCAAGAGTAACCTCCTTTCTCGCTTCACGCGCAATGAGTTTAACTTGGAGAGCAAAAGCACGATTGGAGTGGAATTCGCAACCAGGAGCATTCAAGTCGACGGCAAGACGATAAAGGCTCAGATATGGGACACAGCAGGACAGGAACGGTACCGAGCTATAACATCAGC GTACTACCGTGGGGCTGTTGGGGCTTTGTTGGTTTATGACATTGCCAAGCACCTTACCTATGAAAACGTGGAGCGATGGTTGAAAGAATTGAGAGACCACGCTGACAGTAACATCGTCATTATGTTGGTGGGTAATAAGAGTGATTTGCGTCACCTTCGCGCAGTCCCTACGGATGAGGCCAGAGCTTTTGCAG AAAAGAACGGCTTATCATTTATTGAGACATCTGCTTTAGACTCTACGAATGTGGAAGCTGCTTTCCAGACTATTCTGACAG AGATCTATCGTATTGTTTCTCAAAAGCAAATGTCAGACAGACGTGAAAATGATATGTCTCCAAGCAACAATGTGGTTCCCATCCATGTCCCACCAACCACTGAAAACAAACCAAAGATGCAGTGCTGTCAGAATATATAA